Sequence from the Bremerella volcania genome:
TGAAGTTGGCCGCTACCGGTTTGACTTCCGCCTCGGAGCCATCGGCATCCGAGTTATCTGCTTTCTCATGCAGCAATTGAATGAAACGGCGAGCCGTCTTCCCTAACTCTTTCCCTTGCCGGGTCACGATCCCCAGCGGACGGAACAGGGGGGCTCCTTCGATAGGCACCGCCACGAGCGAACCGGTTTCCAATTCACGTGTTACCGTGTCGATTGGCAACAATCCAAAACCGGCATCGATCTCGATGGCCCGCTTAATCGTCTCGATGTTGTCAAATTCCATGACAACTTGAACGTCGGCCCCGGCAGAGGAGAGCACGAAGTCGATTTCGCGACGAATCTGCAAACGGGTATCGAAGCCCACCATGCGGCGGCCATCGAGTTCGTCAAGCCAGATCGTTTCCCGATTGGCTAGTTCGCAGCCAGGGGCGCAGACGAGGAACATCGGTTCCTCTCGCCACATATCGACTTTGATGCTCTTGGATGTCTTTGGGTAGCTAACCAATCCAAAGTCGACCTGATCGGTCTCGACCAACTGCACCACCGTGTCGGGATGATGATATTGGAGACGTACATTCGCTTTGGGATGCTTGCCTAGGAATTCCTGCACGCAGGCATTCATATGGCTGAGACCTACGGAATAGATCGAAGCAATGGTTACCTGTCCGGCAAGCTCCTTATGGAACGTGCGGACGTCCTCTTCCAAGGCGTAATATCGCTGAACCAGTTGACGGCAGCCTTGGTAGTAGAGTTCGCCTTCGGCAGTCGGAACCAAGGGACGCTTTGAGCGATCGATCAACTTCACCCCCAGACGTTCCTCCAATTGGTGCACGACCTGGCTTGCGCCAGATTGCGAAATGCCGTTCTCGTCCGCAGCTCTTGAAAAGCTGCGCTGACCGACAACGTCGCAGAACACCTTGAGGGACTTTACGTGCATAAACGTCTTCAGGAAGTGAAGGGGGAACTATGCGGAATTTAGATACTGGTGAAATCCAAGATTAAAATCCAAAATGTAAGGTTATTGATCCCAGCCCCCAACGTCAAGCATGTCGAGGTTTAATTTCCCTAAGTTTGCAACCGATAAAAAGCAGCAATTCACGTAAGTTGTGATGTGGTCATAAATTAGCCACGCAAGATGCAGCCCATTATCCGCCCTCTTCGGGGAATAGCTGCGTGTTATTTTCCGTTAAGGTTTGGCGCCTTGAAAAGTGCTAGCAGTTATCGGCGCATGAAAAAGGCACGTACTGGGACGTGCCTTACATTACGGAGGCTGAACTTAGGGTACCCTGCATCTGATGCTGAGTGAAACGTACGGCAGGTTTTGTCAGGAAAACATGGCCGTAAAAATAGAAATTAGCGCAGCCTGCGCACACATACGACTTCGCGCAGATTGTGTTTCTACGGCGCTTTGTTGGGAACATACTGGTGATCGCGCTTGCGGATCACTTCGGCCTTCAGAATTCGATCGGCAGTCGGTACCGAAAGTCCGCCAGGTTCGCGACGGGTGAGCTTGGAAAGAACGTCCTTCCCTTCGATCACGCGGCCAAACACGGTGTGCTTACCATCGAGATGCGGCGTTGCCTGGAAGGTCAGGAAGAACTGGGACCCGCCGGTATTCTTACCAGCGTGAGCCATGCTGAGGGTGCCTGAAAAGTGATCTCGGGCATCCTTGTTGTAGCATTCGCAGAAGATATGGTATCCAGGTCCGCCGCTTCCATCTCCCTGGGGATCGCCCCCTTGAGCCATGAAGTGAGGTAGAACCCGGTGGAAGGGAAGGCCATCGTAAAACTTCTTCTCGACCAGATTCACGAAGTTGCCGACCGTGTCGGGTGCC
This genomic interval carries:
- a CDS encoding LysR family transcriptional regulator — translated: MHVKSLKVFCDVVGQRSFSRAADENGISQSGASQVVHQLEERLGVKLIDRSKRPLVPTAEGELYYQGCRQLVQRYYALEEDVRTFHKELAGQVTIASIYSVGLSHMNACVQEFLGKHPKANVRLQYHHPDTVVQLVETDQVDFGLVSYPKTSKSIKVDMWREEPMFLVCAPGCELANRETIWLDELDGRRMVGFDTRLQIRREIDFVLSSAGADVQVVMEFDNIETIKRAIEIDAGFGLLPIDTVTRELETGSLVAVPIEGAPLFRPLGIVTRQGKELGKTARRFIQLLHEKADNSDADGSEAEVKPVAANFTDEEAADANSDLENGVSART